A window of Pusillimonas sp. T7-7 contains these coding sequences:
- a CDS encoding ABC transporter substrate-binding protein, which yields MSFRKLTLFAALFAAIGLGSAAPGYAQVKIGVVTSATGPTAMVGIPQKNTVPLLPTQVGDLSVEYISLDDASDPTQTVTSVKKLLSEEKIDALIGPTGSPNAMSVIQFMAETGTPMLAPVGTASVVLPMTPEKKWVFKTTQNDDIIAKALVDHMVQSGVKTAGFIGFNDAYGENWLKVFTELAQENNIKLIAVERYQRSDSSVTGQALKVLSAKPDAVLIAGTGTAAALPQTTLAKQGYKGQFYQTHGAALPAFLKQAGKAAEGTILAASLMLVLPEIADTNPAKKNATNYITRYQEKYGEKPATFGANVYDAGLLLEQAIPQAAKVAQPGTKEFRSALRDALEQTKELVATQGVYNMSPEDHSGFDERGRELITVQDGQWKLLK from the coding sequence ATGTCATTTAGAAAACTTACGCTTTTTGCCGCCTTATTTGCCGCCATTGGTTTGGGTTCTGCTGCTCCGGGCTACGCCCAGGTCAAGATAGGCGTGGTCACCTCGGCCACCGGCCCTACCGCCATGGTTGGCATCCCGCAAAAGAACACGGTTCCCCTGCTCCCCACGCAAGTTGGCGACCTGAGCGTGGAATATATTTCGCTGGACGATGCCAGCGACCCCACGCAAACTGTCACCAGCGTCAAAAAGCTGCTGAGCGAAGAAAAGATTGATGCCCTGATCGGCCCGACCGGCTCGCCCAATGCCATGAGTGTCATCCAATTCATGGCTGAAACCGGTACACCCATGCTGGCGCCCGTCGGCACGGCTTCCGTTGTGCTGCCCATGACACCAGAAAAGAAATGGGTGTTCAAAACCACCCAGAATGACGATATTATTGCCAAGGCACTGGTTGACCACATGGTCCAGTCCGGCGTCAAGACGGCGGGCTTCATCGGTTTTAACGATGCCTATGGCGAAAACTGGCTCAAGGTGTTTACCGAGCTGGCCCAGGAAAACAATATCAAGCTCATCGCCGTCGAACGCTACCAGCGTTCTGACAGCTCTGTCACAGGCCAGGCGCTCAAAGTGCTGTCGGCCAAGCCCGATGCCGTGTTAATTGCCGGTACTGGTACGGCCGCCGCACTGCCACAAACCACGCTGGCCAAGCAAGGCTACAAAGGCCAGTTCTATCAAACCCACGGCGCCGCCCTGCCCGCCTTCTTGAAGCAGGCAGGGAAAGCGGCCGAAGGCACCATATTGGCTGCCAGCCTGATGCTTGTGCTGCCTGAAATCGCCGACACGAATCCAGCCAAGAAAAACGCCACCAACTACATCACCCGCTACCAGGAAAAATACGGCGAGAAACCCGCCACCTTCGGCGCCAACGTATACGACGCCGGCCTGCTGCTTGAGCAAGCCATTCCGCAAGCCGCCAAAGTTGCCCAGCCTGGCACCAAAGAGTTTCGCAGCGCGCTGCGCGACGCGTTGGAGCAAACGAAAGAGCTAGTGGCCACCCAGGGCGTCTACAACATGAGTCCAGAAGATCACAGCGGCTTCGATGAACGGGGCCGCGAACTGATCACCGTGCAAGACGGCCAGTGGAAGTTGCTTAAGTAA
- the fghA gene encoding S-formylglutathione hydrolase gives MSSPKLEALELLSEHRCFDGVQRYYRHNSEAIGLPMRFSVFIPQQANEGRVPVLFYLAGLTCTEETFMIKGGAQRLAAQHGLMLVAPDTSPRGAGIEGEDDSWDFGTAAGFYLDATQEPWSRHYRMESYVADELFDIVTTALPGQAACVGIFGHSMGGHGALVLAQKHSDKFQSVSAFAPIAAATRCPWGEKAFSGYLGSDRQAWADHDASLLMEKSQNPFPRGILIDQGLADGFLAEQLHPESFEAACAHAGQPLILRRHEGYDHGYYFISTFMQDHIDFHAERLRGG, from the coding sequence ATGTCCAGCCCCAAACTGGAAGCTCTTGAGCTGCTCAGCGAGCATCGGTGCTTTGACGGTGTTCAACGCTACTACCGGCACAATTCCGAAGCCATAGGCTTGCCCATGCGTTTTTCGGTGTTCATTCCGCAGCAGGCGAATGAAGGGCGCGTGCCCGTCCTGTTTTACCTGGCGGGCCTGACGTGCACCGAAGAAACCTTCATGATCAAGGGGGGCGCCCAGCGCTTGGCGGCTCAACATGGCCTGATGCTGGTGGCGCCAGACACTAGCCCGCGCGGCGCGGGAATAGAAGGCGAGGACGACAGCTGGGATTTCGGAACAGCTGCGGGCTTTTATCTGGATGCCACGCAAGAGCCCTGGAGCCGCCACTACCGCATGGAAAGCTATGTGGCAGATGAATTATTCGACATCGTCACCACAGCCTTACCCGGTCAGGCGGCTTGCGTGGGGATTTTTGGCCATTCCATGGGCGGGCACGGCGCATTGGTGCTGGCACAAAAGCATTCCGATAAATTCCAGTCGGTTTCCGCTTTTGCGCCCATTGCCGCGGCCACTCGATGCCCTTGGGGCGAAAAAGCTTTTTCGGGCTATTTGGGTTCAGACCGCCAAGCCTGGGCTGACCATGACGCATCGCTGCTCATGGAAAAATCGCAGAATCCGTTTCCGCGAGGCATATTGATAGACCAGGGTCTGGCCGATGGGTTTCTGGCCGAGCAACTGCACCCGGAATCCTTCGAGGCGGCCTGTGCACATGCAGGCCAACCCTTGATACTGCGCCGCCACGAAGGCTACGACCACGGCTACTACTTTATCTCGACCTTCATGCAGGACCATATCGATTTCCACGCAGAGCGTTTGCGGGGCGGTTGA
- a CDS encoding S-(hydroxymethyl)glutathione dehydrogenase/class III alcohol dehydrogenase, which produces MKTKAAIAWKAGAPLTIEDVELAGPKAGEVLVEIKATGICHTDYYTLSGADPEGIFPSILGHEGAGVVLEAGPGVTSLKAGDHVIPLYTPECRQCKSCLSRKTNLCTAIRATQGKGLMPDGTSRFTVGGKPVHHYMGTSTFSNHIVVPEIALAKIRNDAPFDKVCYIGCGVTTGLGAVLFTAKVEAGANVVVFGLGGIGLNVIQGAKMVGADKIIGVDLNPEREAMARKFGMTHFINPNEVDNVVDHIIQLTDGGADYSFECIGNTKVMRQALECCHRGWGQSIIIGVAEAGAEIATRPFQLVTGREWKGSAFGGARGRTDVPKIVDWYMDGKINIDDLITHKLSLDQINDGFDLMKRGESIRSVVVY; this is translated from the coding sequence ATGAAAACAAAAGCGGCAATTGCCTGGAAGGCAGGCGCACCACTGACCATCGAAGACGTCGAGCTGGCCGGCCCCAAGGCCGGCGAAGTACTGGTCGAAATCAAGGCGACCGGCATTTGCCATACTGATTACTACACCTTGTCTGGCGCTGATCCCGAAGGTATTTTCCCGTCGATTCTGGGCCATGAGGGCGCAGGCGTCGTACTGGAGGCCGGCCCAGGGGTCACCTCGCTCAAGGCTGGCGACCATGTCATCCCGCTTTATACGCCCGAATGCCGTCAGTGCAAATCGTGCCTGTCACGCAAAACCAATCTGTGCACCGCCATACGCGCCACCCAGGGCAAGGGCCTGATGCCCGATGGCACATCGCGCTTTACGGTGGGCGGCAAGCCCGTGCATCACTATATGGGCACGTCCACATTTTCCAATCACATTGTGGTGCCCGAGATCGCGCTCGCCAAAATACGCAACGATGCACCCTTCGACAAGGTCTGCTACATAGGCTGCGGCGTTACAACAGGCCTGGGCGCCGTGCTGTTTACCGCCAAGGTCGAAGCAGGCGCCAATGTGGTGGTATTCGGCCTGGGGGGCATAGGGCTTAACGTGATACAAGGCGCCAAAATGGTTGGGGCCGACAAAATCATAGGCGTAGACCTGAACCCTGAACGCGAAGCCATGGCGCGCAAGTTCGGCATGACGCACTTCATCAATCCGAACGAAGTCGACAACGTCGTCGATCACATCATTCAGCTGACTGACGGCGGCGCCGACTATTCTTTCGAGTGCATAGGCAATACCAAGGTTATGCGCCAGGCGCTGGAATGCTGCCATCGCGGCTGGGGCCAGTCCATTATTATCGGGGTCGCCGAAGCTGGCGCCGAGATTGCAACCCGGCCCTTCCAGCTGGTCACCGGCCGCGAATGGAAAGGTTCGGCCTTTGGCGGCGCGCGCGGCCGTACCGATGTACCAAAAATCGTCGACTGGTATATGGACGGCAAGATCAACATCGATGACCTGATCACGCATAAGCTGTCACTGGACCAGATCAACGATGGCTTCGACCTCATGAAACGAGGCGAATCCATCCGCTCTGTGGTGGTGTACTGA
- the clsB gene encoding cardiolipin synthase ClsB yields the protein MASKDLRLKWHDGNQIDLLRNGEAFFPALCDAIDAAKFAVHLETYIFNLDRTGELVLDHLRLACERGVKVRVVIDGFGSQDNVQEITQLLADMGAQYRVYRPEPSGLRAVLFNLRRLRRLHRKVTTVDNALAFVGGINILDDYVDVPDDGQGPRPRFDFAVSLKGPIVDDVVRAQRSLWLRMAWRKRDDWEAFYQRLKNIRQWMQSRRKTRQPVFDPGHRAALLLRDNIRFRQSIENVYMTAVKHAQKEVLIANAYFFPRRGLLKALERAAQRGVRVRLLLQGRSEYAMQYRASRYMYCKLLDDGIELYEYMASYLHAKVAVMDDCAMVGSSNLDPFSLLLAREANVYVRGDDFAQELAAALELEIQDNAQRVTEESLERRGWLGRWTDACSYFLLRFGVALTGKSSEY from the coding sequence ATGGCAAGCAAAGACTTGCGTTTGAAATGGCACGACGGCAATCAGATCGATCTGCTCCGTAACGGCGAGGCCTTCTTCCCGGCCTTATGCGATGCCATTGATGCGGCCAAGTTTGCCGTGCACCTGGAAACCTATATTTTCAACCTCGACCGCACCGGCGAACTGGTTCTTGATCATTTGCGCTTGGCTTGTGAACGCGGGGTAAAGGTAAGGGTGGTCATCGATGGCTTCGGCAGCCAGGATAACGTGCAGGAGATCACGCAGCTGTTGGCCGATATGGGCGCGCAGTACCGGGTATACCGGCCCGAGCCATCCGGCTTACGTGCCGTCCTTTTTAATTTGCGGCGCCTGCGACGGCTGCATCGCAAGGTTACCACCGTCGACAATGCCCTGGCGTTCGTAGGCGGCATCAATATTCTGGACGATTACGTAGACGTCCCGGATGATGGGCAGGGGCCGCGTCCGCGTTTCGATTTTGCCGTGAGCCTGAAGGGGCCGATTGTTGACGATGTGGTCCGGGCCCAACGCAGCCTGTGGCTGCGCATGGCCTGGCGCAAACGGGACGATTGGGAGGCCTTTTATCAGCGCCTGAAAAACATAAGGCAATGGATGCAGTCGCGGCGCAAGACCAGGCAGCCTGTATTCGACCCCGGCCATCGCGCTGCCTTGCTGCTGCGTGACAATATACGATTTCGCCAATCCATTGAAAACGTATACATGACGGCGGTCAAGCATGCGCAAAAAGAAGTCTTGATTGCCAATGCGTATTTTTTCCCCAGGCGCGGCCTGCTTAAGGCGCTGGAGCGGGCTGCACAGCGGGGCGTACGGGTGCGGCTGCTGCTGCAGGGCAGGTCTGAGTATGCCATGCAATACCGGGCGTCCCGGTACATGTATTGCAAGCTGCTGGATGACGGAATAGAGCTGTACGAATATATGGCAAGCTATCTGCATGCCAAAGTGGCGGTGATGGACGACTGCGCCATGGTGGGTTCGTCGAATCTTGATCCCTTCAGCCTTTTGCTGGCGCGCGAAGCCAATGTTTATGTGCGTGGCGACGATTTCGCCCAGGAGCTCGCAGCTGCGCTGGAGCTTGAAATTCAAGACAATGCACAACGAGTAACCGAGGAGAGCCTGGAGCGGCGCGGTTGGCTGGGCCGCTGGACCGACGCCTGCTCTTATTTCCTGCTGCGTTTCGGTGTGGCGCTGACGGGCAAATCGTCGGAATACTGA
- a CDS encoding alpha/beta hydrolase: MAVPEANPMAYTPDEIDRQYNARASVPDCLPFLQEYADSSALARKQVQGELSVPYGSHQDETLDIFPAARAGAPVFVFIHGGYWRALSKDDSSFMAPAFTAAGATVVTINYSLAPAASLPLIVDQCRRALAWVYKNIARYHGDASRIHVSGSSAGGHLAGMLVAGGWQAALNVPDNIVHSASPISGLFDLRPLLHTHINAWAQLDVPLARAMSPVFHLPECGCPLLLAWGEHETAEFKRQSQLYAAAWQAQGYPARVLEVPGVNHFNILMDLQDSHSALSCSILELMGL; the protein is encoded by the coding sequence ATGGCCGTGCCGGAAGCCAACCCCATGGCCTATACGCCCGACGAAATCGATCGGCAATATAATGCTCGCGCTTCAGTGCCGGACTGCCTGCCGTTTCTTCAAGAATATGCCGACAGCAGTGCCCTGGCGCGCAAGCAGGTGCAGGGTGAATTGTCGGTACCTTATGGTTCGCATCAGGACGAGACCCTGGATATTTTCCCGGCTGCCCGAGCGGGTGCGCCGGTGTTCGTCTTTATTCACGGCGGTTACTGGCGGGCCCTGTCGAAAGATGACTCCTCTTTCATGGCGCCTGCTTTTACTGCAGCCGGCGCCACAGTGGTGACGATCAACTATTCGCTGGCGCCGGCCGCATCATTACCGCTGATCGTCGACCAATGCCGTCGCGCCCTGGCCTGGGTATACAAAAACATTGCGCGCTACCATGGCGATGCTTCCCGCATTCACGTCAGCGGCAGCTCTGCCGGGGGACATCTTGCGGGCATGCTGGTGGCCGGTGGATGGCAGGCAGCGCTGAATGTTCCCGACAATATCGTGCACAGCGCCAGCCCTATAAGCGGCTTGTTCGATTTGCGGCCTTTGCTGCACACCCATATCAATGCCTGGGCACAGCTCGATGTACCGCTGGCGCGCGCCATGAGCCCCGTGTTTCATTTACCGGAATGTGGCTGTCCATTGCTGCTGGCTTGGGGGGAGCATGAAACAGCCGAATTCAAGCGGCAAAGTCAACTGTATGCGGCCGCCTGGCAGGCACAGGGATACCCGGCCCGTGTTCTTGAGGTTCCGGGTGTCAACCATTTCAATATACTGATGGATCTACAGGACTCGCATTCGGCGCTAAGCTGTTCGATACTTGAGCTAATGGGCTTGTAA